A section of the Paenibacillus aurantius genome encodes:
- a CDS encoding Rne/Rng family ribonuclease, which produces MKQVIIHHANGTSKAALLEDGRLSEFYVEQTGEKERAGNLYKGRVVNVLPGMQSAFVDIGLEKNAFLYRDDLLPAHLEKQPADKPCIQELVRPGQELIVQVKKEPSGSKGARVTTHFTLPGRWIVYMPNADYTAVSRKIESNEEKLRLKQIGDELRSGGDGIILRTIAAGQPAESLGRDWERLHSVWEGVLQEASLQKAPCLLFQDLALVPRLARDLFTDGIDELVVDDEELAEQIGRMVKDTAPKLARCVRVYRGEIPVFYSFPVAEELEKAFRRKIWLNNGAYLVMDQTEALTVIDVNTGRYTGGENLEQTVFETNMEAAREIVRLLRLRDIGGIIVVDFIDMKDENHRQAVRRQMEESARADRTKTLMIGWTKLGLFELTRKKNRQALDGQFFDSCPYCGGSGKVHSKDHPLYGQ; this is translated from the coding sequence GTGAAGCAGGTCATCATTCATCATGCAAACGGAACAAGCAAAGCGGCGCTGCTGGAGGACGGTCGGTTATCGGAATTTTATGTGGAGCAGACGGGCGAGAAGGAACGGGCCGGCAATCTGTACAAAGGACGGGTGGTGAACGTTCTTCCCGGCATGCAGTCGGCCTTTGTGGACATCGGTCTCGAGAAGAACGCTTTTCTGTACCGGGACGATCTCCTGCCCGCCCACCTGGAGAAGCAGCCCGCGGACAAGCCGTGCATCCAAGAGTTGGTCCGCCCCGGTCAAGAGCTCATCGTTCAGGTCAAAAAAGAACCAAGCGGCAGCAAGGGGGCAAGGGTCACGACCCATTTCACCTTGCCCGGACGTTGGATCGTCTATATGCCAAACGCCGATTATACGGCGGTTTCCCGCAAGATCGAGTCCAACGAAGAGAAGCTGCGGCTGAAGCAGATCGGTGACGAGCTGCGAAGCGGCGGAGACGGCATTATCCTCCGAACCATAGCGGCCGGCCAGCCGGCGGAATCGCTCGGCCGGGATTGGGAGAGACTGCACAGCGTCTGGGAGGGCGTCCTGCAGGAGGCTTCGCTTCAGAAAGCCCCCTGTCTCTTGTTTCAGGACTTGGCCCTCGTGCCCCGCCTGGCCCGGGACTTGTTCACCGACGGGATTGATGAGCTGGTTGTGGATGACGAGGAGCTCGCGGAACAGATCGGCCGCATGGTGAAGGACACGGCCCCGAAGCTGGCCCGCTGCGTCCGGGTGTACCGCGGGGAAATCCCGGTGTTCTATTCTTTCCCCGTGGCGGAGGAGCTTGAGAAGGCTTTCCGCCGCAAAATTTGGCTGAACAACGGCGCCTACCTGGTTATGGACCAGACCGAAGCGCTTACGGTTATTGATGTCAATACCGGGAGGTATACGGGCGGGGAGAACCTGGAGCAGACCGTGTTCGAAACGAACATGGAGGCCGCGCGTGAGATTGTGCGGCTTCTCCGGCTCCGGGATATCGGGGGGATCATTGTCGTCGATTTTATCGACATGAAGGACGAGAACCACCGTCAGGCGGTTCGTCGGCAGATGGAGGAGTCCGCACGCGCCGACCGGACCAAGACGCTGATGATCGGCTGGACGAAGCTGGGCCTTTTCGAATTGACCCGCAAGAAGAACCGCCAGGCGCTGGACGGCCAGTTCTTCGACAGCTGTCCTTACTGCGGGGGCTCGGGGAAGGTGCACTCCAAAGATCACCCTTTGTACGGGCAGTAA
- a CDS encoding ribosomal-processing cysteine protease Prp yields the protein MIRVLIERAEKGTVCAFRVEGHARYADPGQDIVCAGVSAVTVGTVNAVEKLTGVEMPSKMKNGFLQASVPGNLKEDQQAQVQLLLESMIVMLHSIEESYGKYIALEDH from the coding sequence ATGATTCGAGTTCTTATTGAGAGAGCCGAAAAAGGGACCGTCTGTGCTTTTCGTGTAGAAGGCCATGCCCGCTATGCGGATCCGGGACAAGACATCGTCTGCGCCGGTGTATCTGCGGTGACGGTCGGCACGGTGAATGCCGTGGAGAAGCTGACCGGAGTGGAAATGCCAAGCAAGATGAAGAACGGATTCCTGCAGGCGTCGGTGCCCGGCAATCTGAAGGAGGACCAGCAGGCGCAAGTCCAGCTGCTTCTCGAATCGATGATTGTCATGCTTCATTCCATTGAAGAGTCCTACGGGAAATATATAGCTTTGGAAGACCACTAA
- the rplU gene encoding 50S ribosomal protein L21: MYAIIETGGKQYKVQEGDVLFIEKLTVGEGDAVTFDRVLAVSNDNGLQIGSPVVSGASVSAKVEKHGKGRKIIVYKYKAKKNYRRKQGHRQPYTKVVIDKIQA, encoded by the coding sequence ATGTACGCTATTATTGAAACGGGCGGTAAACAGTACAAGGTCCAAGAAGGCGACGTTCTCTTCATTGAGAAGCTGACGGTCGGCGAGGGCGATGCGGTTACGTTTGACCGTGTTCTGGCTGTTTCCAACGACAACGGTTTGCAAATCGGTTCTCCGGTTGTTTCCGGTGCTTCCGTATCCGCTAAAGTAGAAAAGCACGGCAAAGGTCGCAAGATCATCGTGTATAAATACAAAGCGAAGAAGAACTACCGTCGCAAGCAAGGCCACCGTCAGCCATACACCAAAGTTGTGATCGACAAGATCCAAGCGTAA